The nucleotide sequence GTAATTGCCGTACAGCATGCTGACCGACCAGCGATTGAAGTTGGCGCGGCCTTCCGCCTCGAAGCGCTGCACGTTCCAGGTCTGCTCGTCCATGCGGGAGCGGACGCTGAACGTGTAGGTGCTGTTGGGCGAGTAGGCGGCGCTCGCCACGTAGTCGGAGCGCGGCTTGTCGAGGCCGGAATCGAGGCCGGTGTTGATGGAGTCCTGGACTGCGTAGGAGTTCATGCCGAACAGCTGGTAGGACTGCCCGAACAGCACCTTGACGGCGCCGCCCTTGTCGAACTGCGTGGTGGACTGCACGCCGACATTGGCGCGGCCGCCGCCCTCGACGCGGTCGTAGCCGGAGAACTTGTCGACGCTGAACAGGTTCGAGGTGTCGAACACCATGCTCTGGGCGTCCTCGTTGGGAAGCTTGCCGGCATAGGTCTCGTTCGGGCGGATGATGATCTGCGCGATCGGCTCGATGGTGGTGGAGCCCCAGGGCTGAACGTTGATGAAGGGATAGCGATATTCGAGGCCCACGGTCGGCATCAGGCGAAACGCCTGGGTGTCGCCGACGGGAAGATAGCTCGACACGCCCGGCTGGCTGGAGACCGAGGAATTGATCGCGTCCGCGCGAAGGCTGGCGAACGGCGTCCAGATCTGGCCGAACGGATCGGTAAAGGACTTGCGCCACTGCGCTTCGGCGGTGAGGCGGGTATAGGTGCCGGGGAAGCCGCGCAGTAGGCACTGCGACGGCGTGCGGGCGAGCGGGTCGGCCGACGCGGTCGTGCACAGGCTGTTGGTGTTGGCGAGCGTCGTGATCGGATCGAACACCGCCGTTTCACGCGACAGGTTCACGAAATTGGTCTTGTAGCTGAACTCGCCGCCGAAGACGGGGTAGTTGAGCACGTTCGAATAGTCGATCACGGGATAGACGACCGGCACCTTGTCCTGGTTGCCGGAGAAGCTCAACCAGTACATCGTGCGCGCGTCGAAGAAGCTGCGATTGCCGACGCCGGTCAGATAGAGCTGCGACAGCGCGTCGGTCGGCAGGTTCAGGAACGAGCCGAGCGGGTCGCGATACTGCGCGAGGCGGTAGTCCGACATGAAATAGTAGTCGGAGAGCAGGACGCCGTCCCAGCCCCAGACCCATTTGTCGTTCAGCGCGAACTGGCCCTTGGTCTCGACGCCGCCGCGGAACTGGCGGTCGCCAGGGAGCCCTGCGAACTGGCTGGGGTCGAGCTGGTCGATGCCGTAGACGCGGATCTGGTAGGCGCCGTCCAGCAGGCGCTGGCGGAACTCGGCCTGGAACAGCACGCCCTGCTTGGAGGTGATGCGCGGGCTGAAGGTCGCGTCCATGTCCGGCGCGATCGCCCAGTAGAACGGGACTTCGACGCCGTAGCCGAACGCCGTGTAGGAGGTGAAGCCCGGCATCAGGAAGCCGGTCTTGCGCTTCACGGTCGGGTCCGGCGTCGAGAAATAGGGCATGTACGCGAGCGGCACGCCGAAGAATTCGAGCTGTGCCGTCTCGAAATACAGCATCTTCTCCTGCTGGTCGTGGATGATGCGCGCACCCTTGACCTGCCACAGCGGCGGCTTCTTCGGATCGTCCTTACAGGGCGCGCAGGCCGTGTAGACGCCGTTCTCGAACACCGTGTAATTGCCGCTGGAGCGGTCGGCGCGGCTCGCGGCCATGCGAGTCTGGTCGGCGGTGTCCACGCGCAGCGAATCGACGAATCCGTCGCGGTAGTCGTCGGAGAGATCCAGGATCTCGGCATAGGTGATCTTGCCGTCGGCATCCGTCATGCGGATGTTGCCTTCGGCATGCAGCCGCTTGGTCTTCTGGTCGTAGATGACCTTGTCGGCCTCGACGCTGGTGCCGTTGTAGAACAGCTGGACGTTACCGACCGCGGAGACGCGCGAATTGTTGTAGTCGTAATCGACCTCGGTCGCCTGAACCAGCATCTGGTTGTCGTTGGCGGCCTTCGGCGGCTTCGGACGCGGCGGCAGCGGATTGTAGGTGAAGCTCTGGGCGGAGGCGGGAGCTATGAAGGCTGCGTCCATCAGCCCGCCGAGCGACGCCATTGCGGCGGCAGCCAGCAGCAGCCTGCGAACGGACAAGCCGACCCCGTTCGCGCGCATCACGATGCGGCGCGTCAAACGAGACACGGGCCCTCGATGGACGGCAGTCACTAACCGTCCTCCTGGTACAACAAGGCCAAAAAGCCGGTGAGGCCGCCCACCACCACGGGCAACCACGCCGCAGCGATCGGATGCATCAACTCAGCCTTGCTCAAGTCTTCAGTCACTTTCGACAAAACGTAGAGCAGAAAGCCTGCGCCCACGCCACTCAAAACCATCTTCTGCACGCCGCCCATCCGGAAGAAGCGCAACGACACGGAAGCCGCCAGCATCACCATGGCGGCCAGCAAAAACGGCTGTGCCAAGAGCTTGTGATACTGGAGTCGATAGCCGGCTGTCGCGAAGCCCGAGCTCTCGGACGAGCGGATGTAGCTCGGTAGTTGCCAAAAGGACACAGTCTCGGGTGTCGAAAAGCTGTTGCGGACCTGGGCCTCGGTCAGCGTCGTCGGAATCTCCAGCGTGGCCTGGTCGATCGGCGGCGAATCCAGCGAGAAGCGGCGGACGGTCTTGAACAGCCAGTGGCCGGCCTCGAGCGTGGCCTCGCGCGCCTCGACGCGTTCCTTGAAGCGCTGCGCTGTATCAAACCGGAACAGCGTGAGCCCCGTGAGTCGCACGCCCTGCTGCTCGCTGCGCGCCGCGTTGATGATGACCTGGCCGTCATTGGTGACCTGGTTGAGCCAGAAGCCGGAGGCGTCCTGAATGCCGCCGCCGGGGGCCGAGCCGAACAGCTCGGCTTCCATGCGCTTGGAGAGCTCGCGCAGGTTCGCCGACATCGGATTGTAGGCGACGGTGGCGATCACCCCGATCAGCAGCGCGCTGCCGAGCGCCGGCGCGATGAACTGCCACGCCGAGATGCCGGCTGCGCGTGCGACCACCAGCTCGAGCCGGCGCGAGAGGGCGAGATAGCACGTCATGGCGCCGATCAGCATGCAGAACGGTGTCAGCTTCTCGAGGAGCTGCGGCACCCGGAACAGCGAGGTCTCGGCCACCATGACCGCGGAGGCGGACGCGAGCCCCGAGGTCTTGCGCACCATCTCGATGTAGTCGACCAGCACCAGCAGCAGGAAAATGCTCGCGAACACGCCGAGCGCCGCGACGACGAAGCGTCCGGCGAAGTAGCGGCCGAGTGTGTTGGTGAGCATGCTCATGCGGCGGCCGGCCGTCCGAACAGCCGCGCTATGCGCGCGTTCGACCTGTTGATGGCCTCCACGAGGCGGGGCGGCAGCTCGACCACGATCCCGCCGATGATCATCCACAGCCCGACGCCGATGGCGCCGAAGACCATCGCGTATTGGACCAGCACCGGGCCGGGCGACTTCACCGCCATCACCGAGCAGGCAAATCCCGCCATGCGCAGGCCGAACACGGCGAGCACCGAGCCGCCGATCGAGAAGTTGCGGCTCTGGCGGGTGGTGCGCGGCGCGCCGAGGAAGGCGAAGGTCAGCACGGCAAAGGCGAACGGATAGATCGGCGCCAGCAGGCTGTCGTGCAGGGCCGAGCGGAACTGACCGGGAATCTGCTTGTAGACCGGGTCCTCCTCGGACGGCGAGAGCAGCTCCCAGAGATAGCGCTCGCGGATGCCGAGGGCGACGTCACGGCCCTGGTTGCCGAACTTCGACATGTCGAAGCCGTAGCGGCCGAACGCCACCAGCGCGGGATCGCGCTTGCCGGCTTCGAAGCGCTGGAGATTGCCGTCCTTGAGCACGAGGAACGAGCCGTTCTCGTTCTTCACGACCTCGCCATACTCGGCGACGATCGAGACGCGCTCGTTCGGGTCGCGCCGATCGTCGATGAAGATGCCGGCGAGGATGCCGCCGGGCTGGCGCTCGCGGATCCGGATTGTGAGATTTTTGTCGAGCTGGGCGAAGCGGCCGGGCTGAAGGATGTTGGTGAGAACGTCGGCGGTGATCTCGGCGTCCCACTGCTTGATCCGCCGCATGCCGTCGGGCGCGAGATAAGCCGCGATGAAGGCGACCAGCACCGCCACCACGCAGGTGGCGTAGAAGAACGGATAGAACAGCCGGAACGGCGAGAAGCCGGCGGCATTCATCACGATGATCTCGGAATCCGTCGCGAGCTTGTTCAGCGTGTGCGAGATCGCGATCATCAGCGCGATTGGCGAGATGATCAGGACGAGGGCGGGCACGACGAGACTGGTGATGCCGAGGAAGGTCAGGATGGTCTGACCCTGGCTCGTCATCAGGTCGATGCCGCGCAACGCCTGCGTAATCCAGATCACGCCGGTGAGGCTGACCAGGACGAGCGCAAACGACGCCAGCGTCGTGCGGAAGATATACCTATCTATCGACCCCATGCGCTACCGCACGAATCCCACCAAGTCCCCAAATCCGGCCGGAATTTCGGCTGTCCGACCAATCCCCGTAAGGGATCCCCAAGGTCGGCAAACCATCTCTTCCGCCGGCTTACTCTCTCACTACCATCCCTTTGATCCGTCAACAAAATGGCTGCCCCGTGGCACCCTCTCTATATGGTTAATATTTCCCCCGTTGTGGCCTCGCGGCCACGGAGGGTGCTTGGCATCTGACGGGCCGGTGGCCCATAGTGAGGAAAGTCCAGTGAATCGTCGTTCAGCTCCGGCCCGTGGCCGGGACCGCAGGCCGACGAAAAACCCGATGTTTTGAAGGAGTTACCCATGTCCGATGCCATCAAGGTCGGCTTCGTCCCGCTGTCTGCCGCCGCCCGTGGCATCCTGGTGGTGTTCTGCGACGACGGTTTGAAGCTGGGCCCGGCGACGGCCAAGGCGCTAGGCGGTGCCACCGACCTCGTCAAGCGGGCAGCTTCCGCCGCCAGCTTCAAGGGCAAAAGCGGCGCCGCGCTGGACATCCTGGCACCGGAGGGGGTGAAGGCCACCCGTCTGATCGTGATTGGTGCCGGTAAGGCGGCGAGCCTGAAGGCGAATGACTTTCTCAAGTTCGGCGGCGTGGCGGCGAGCAAGCTGTCCGCGGGGTCCGCGGCCATGACAATCGTGGCGGAACTGCCCAATGGCGCCATGACGAGCGAGCAGGCGGTCGCGATCGCCTCGGGCCTTCGCTTACGCGCCTACAAGTTCGATCGCTACAAGACGAAAAAGAAGGATGGCGAGGAGGGCGGCTTGCGCGCCGACGTCTCGGTTGCGGTGGGCGATGCAGCCGCGGCGAAGAAGGCGTTCGTCGCGGCCGACCATGTCGTCGACGGCGTGATCATCGCGCGCGACCTCGTCAACGAGCCGCCGAACGTGCTTTTCCCCGAGGAATTCGCGCGCCGCGCGGGCCTGCTGCGCAAGCTCGGCGTCAAGATCGAGGTGCTCGACGTCAAGGCGATGGACAAGCTCGGCATGGGCGCGCTGCTCGGCGTCGGCCAGGGCTCGGCGCGGCCGAGCCGCACCGTGATCATGCGTTGGGACGGCGGCAAGAAGGGCGAGGCGCCGGTTGCCTTCGTCGGCAAGGGCGTCTGCTTCGACACCGGCGGCATCTCGATCAAGCCGGCCGGCAGCATGGAGGACATGAAAGGCGACATGGGCGGCGCTGCCTGCGTCGTCGGCCTGATGCATGCGCTGGCGGCGCGGAAAGCGAAGGCCAACGTGGTCGGCGCTATCGGTCTCGTCGAGAACATGCCCGACGGCAATGCGCAGCGGCCCGGCGACATCGTCACCTCGATGTCGGGCCAGACCATCGAGATCATCAACACCGACGCCGAGGGCCGCCTCGTGCTGGCCGACGTGCTCTGGTACGTCGCAAAGAAGACCAAGCCGCAATTCATGGTGGATCTGGCGACGCTGACCGGCGCAATCATGGTCGCGCTCGGCACCGAGCATGCCGGCATGTTCTCCAACAATGACGAGCTCGCCGCGCGCCTGCTGGCCGCCGGTATCGAGAGCGGCGAGAAGGTCTGGCGCATGCCGCTCGGCCCCGAATACGACAAGCTGATCGATTCCCAGTTCGCCGACATGAAGAACACCGGCGGGCGGCACGGCGGCTCGATCACCGCGGCGCAGTTCCTCCAGCGCTTCGTCGACGGCACGCCCTGGGCGCATCTCGACATCGCTGGCACCGCGATGGGGGCGCCCAAGACCGACATCAACCAGAGCTGGGGAAGCGGTTATGGCGTCCGTCTCCTGGATCGTCTGGTGGCCGACCACTACGAGCGCAAATGACGGAAGTGCTGTTCTACCATCTGCAAAACATGACGGTGGAGAACGTGTTGCCGCCGCTTCTCGAGAAATCGCTCGAGCGCGGCTGGCGCGTCGTGGTGCAGTCGACGTCGGAGGAGCGCGCCGATGCGCTCGACGCGCATTTGTGGACCTATCGCGACGATTCCTTCCTGCCGCATGCGACATGGCGCGTGAACGATGCCGCCGATCAGCCGATCGTGCTGGCGATCGAGGAGGGCAATCCCAACGGCGCCAATGTCCGCTTCCTGATCGACAACGCCGCGCTGCCGCAGGACGCGCAGGGCTATGAGCGCATGGTGCTGCTGTTCAACGGCGACGATCCGGACGCGCTCGCTTTGGCCCGCAGCGCCTGGACGGATTGCAAGGCGCGGGGATTTGATGTCACCTATTGGCAGGCCGACGAACGGGGCCGGTGGCAGAAGCGGAATTAGCGGTCGTTTGTAATTAATGATAATTTGCACTTTTCGGGCGATGCTGGCTTTTGTCACCTTCGTGCCGCAAAGTGATGTTGGGACAATTGCTTAGGGCCGGTCCTTCACACGGGGAAATTGGTTTATCGTGCGACATCAAAAGCTTCCCAGCTCGCTCATAGTTGCGTTGGCTGCCGTAGCACCGCTGGTCGCGGGCTGCTCGGGTGGGACCGATCTGTTGTCCAGGGACGCCCAGTGGTTCAACACACCGAGCCGCCTGTTCATCAAGAGCATCTCGATTGAGTCGCCGCCGCTGACGCCCGAGAAGCCGGTTGGGGCCGAGGATCTGGTCAGCGCCGACGGCGGATGTCCCGGTATGGCGCCGCCCCCCGGGCCGGCTGATGCCAATGCGTCGACGACGGCGCCCGCGGGCGGTACGGTCGCGCTCGGCCACACCGAATGCGACGTGGTCCGTGGCGTCGGCGCGCCCTCGACCGTCAACCTCTCCAGCGATGCCGCCGGCCGGCGCGTTGCCGTTGTGACGTGGACCACCGGTCCGCGCGCGGGCGTCTACACCTTCACCTCCGGCCGGCTGTCCTCGATCGAGGGCAACCCGGACCCGCAGCCGGTTCCGAGGGCGCCGAAGCCGAAGCCGAAGAAGAAGTCGGCGACCTGAGGTTTCCGTTGGCGCTGATTACTGGATCGGCGCTATGCCGACCCGCCTGATCAGTTCTGCCCATCTCGGAGTTTCGGTCCGGATATCGGCTGCGAATTCGTCCGGCGTGCGCGTCACGGTTTCCATGCCAAGCGTAGCGAACTTTGCTCGTGCAGCCGGCGCGGCCACTGCTTTCTGAGCCTCCTCGTTGAGAGACTTGATCACCGAAGCCGGCGTTCCGGCCGGTGCCATCAAACCAAACCAGGCGGTGGCATCGAAGCCGCGGAAGCCGAGTTCGTCCAGCGTCGGCAGGTCGGGAACGGCAGACGAGCGCCGCGCCGATGTGATTGCCAGGGCGCGAATTCCGCCGTCGCGAACCTGGGGCAGCACCGACGCGATGCTGCCAAAGAACATCGTCACGCGGCCGGCCATGAGATCACTCAACAGCGCCGTGCTGTCGCGGTACGGTACGTGTTGGATCTTGATACCCGCCATGGTCTGGAATAGCTCGCCCGCCAAATGGGTGGAGGTGCCTACTCCCGCCGAGGCAAAGGTGAGGGTACCAGGATTGCGCCGCGCCAGATCGACCAGATCCTGAACGCCTGCCGCCGGCACGTCCTTGTTCAAGACCAGGATGTTCGGCGCGACCGTGACTTGGGCCACCGGGACCAGATCGTGCGCCGGATCATACGGCAGCTTTGCGTAAAGAGAGGGATTGATGACGATTGCCGCGTTGCCCGCCATCAGCAGCGTGGCTCCGTCCGGCGCCGATTTGGCGACGTGATCCGCTGCGATATTGCCGCCCGCGCCCAACATGTTCTCGACCACGACGGGCTTGCCCCAGGTCGCCATGAAATGGTCGGCGAGGATGCGGGCCGCCACGTCGGGTGCGCTACCCGGACTGAAGCCCAGCACGATGCGAATGGTCGATTGCGGGTATCTCGGCTCCGCTTGAAGTGGATTTGTCAGCCACAGAAGCAGGATCGGAACGAGTGCTGGCCGTAACATGGTTGGTCTCCCTGTCTCGGACCAGACTGTCCTTGCCGCTCGGTCGCTCGTCGTCACCCCATGGGGTGACAGCCACCCTCCGTTGATCGACGGCGCTACATCGAGGGATCGAGCACCCGGGCGATGTCGGCAATCGATTGCACCAGCTCCGCGTGGCCACGGACGCCGATCTTGGCGTAGATCCGCTTGGTATGGGACTTGAGGGTGTTGCGACTGATGCCGAGCATGACTGCGGCCGTCCTCATGTCGCTGCTCTGGGTGAGGGCCGTTGCGACCCGCAGTTCGGCCGTCGTCAGGCCATGGCGGGCCGCCAACAGCGCGCTCGCGGCCTCGCCGTTGTGCGAGAGGTCAACCAGGAGTGCGATTGCGGCAGGACTCGCCGTTCTGTGATGCGAGGGGTGATCGAATGCGCGCCCACGCACCGGCGTTACGGTCAGGCCGATTTCCCGACCGTTCGGCCGCGACAGCCGGCGTGTTCCTGCGGTGCCGCTGCGGACAGCATCCGCGAGAAGCGCCCGGACGCCGTTCACGATGCCCGGTGGCCCCGACAGATCGCTGCCGGCGACAACCCGAAGCGATAGTTCTTCGCCCCGCATCCGGGCTGAAGAGTTGGCGAACAGCACCCGCTGCCCGGCATCGAAAGTGATGATTCCGGTCGACAACGCATCGAGCGCATCGCGCTCGGCCTGCGCCGCCTCGCGGTAGTCGTGCATTCGCAATCGCAGCTCGCAGGCGCGCCGCACATGCGGCAGGAGCGACCGGAGGATCGCAGCGTCACGTTCGTTGAACGGTCCGCTTTTCTCGCTGCGTTCGACGTTGAGCGAGACCCGGAATCCCGGGCGGCTGACCACATTGACGATCGTGCCGTGCGCCAGATTCTGCGGCCGGAGAACGTCGTCATAGAACGCGGTACGCTTGAGCTCCGGTAGCCCGATCAAGTCATCGGAGTGCACGATGCGACCTGCCGGAAAGCGGCTCGACCGCATCCACGGATTGGTCACGTGATAAAGTTCGTGACGATGCTTGCACTCCGGATCGATCCGACCGAGGTTGTGGAACGTGTACAGCTTGCGATCGACGCAGTAGCCGTGCATGAGCGCGGCCGCGCTATGAGTGATATCCGCGAGCCCCTCCAGAGCAGCGCTCCAGAGCGAGGCATCAAGTACGGCGTCGTAGATCAGACCAACGAGCGCTTCTCGCCTTTGTTCGAACCCGGCCGCCATGTGCGTCCCTCCACAGGAGCCCCAAGCTCGCCGATGCCGACGTACTCCGCAAGCATTCTCGCTTCGCTATTTCGACGGCAGCGGAACCGCGTTGCGAGGATCGTCACCCCGCCGCCTGGTCAAACTGCGCACTTGCCTCGAGCCATTGCTCCTCTGCGCGCGCCAGCGCATCGGCTGCATTCGCGCGCGCCTTTGACAGTTGCGCGGCCTGCTTGGGATCGCGGGTGAAGATATCGGGCAGGGCGAGGGCGGTATCGATCTTGGCGATGATGTCGCTGACGCGGGCGATCTCGGTCTCGGCTTCCGCGATGCGCTTCTTCAGCGAGCCGCGATTGTCCGATTTCGGACGCTGCGGCTTTTCGCTTGGCGCGCTGCGCTCGCGCGGGGCGGGTTCGCCGTTACGCGACGACAGCACCAGGCGGCGGTACTCGTCGAGATCGCCATCGTAATTGGTGACGGTGCGGTCGGCGACGATCCAGAGCCGGTCGGCGCAGGCCTCGATCAGATAGCGGTCGTGCGAGACCATGATGACCGCGCCGGGGAATTCGTTGATGGCTTCGGCAAGCGCGGCACGGCTGTCGATGTCGAGATGGTTGGTCGGCTCGTCCAGGATGATCATGTTGG is from Bradyrhizobium xenonodulans and encodes:
- a CDS encoding leucyl aminopeptidase translates to MSDAIKVGFVPLSAAARGILVVFCDDGLKLGPATAKALGGATDLVKRAASAASFKGKSGAALDILAPEGVKATRLIVIGAGKAASLKANDFLKFGGVAASKLSAGSAAMTIVAELPNGAMTSEQAVAIASGLRLRAYKFDRYKTKKKDGEEGGLRADVSVAVGDAAAAKKAFVAADHVVDGVIIARDLVNEPPNVLFPEEFARRAGLLRKLGVKIEVLDVKAMDKLGMGALLGVGQGSARPSRTVIMRWDGGKKGEAPVAFVGKGVCFDTGGISIKPAGSMEDMKGDMGGAACVVGLMHALAARKAKANVVGAIGLVENMPDGNAQRPGDIVTSMSGQTIEIINTDAEGRLVLADVLWYVAKKTKPQFMVDLATLTGAIMVALGTEHAGMFSNNDELAARLLAAGIESGEKVWRMPLGPEYDKLIDSQFADMKNTGGRHGGSITAAQFLQRFVDGTPWAHLDIAGTAMGAPKTDINQSWGSGYGVRLLDRLVADHYERK
- a CDS encoding Bug family tripartite tricarboxylate transporter substrate binding protein, whose translation is MLRPALVPILLLWLTNPLQAEPRYPQSTIRIVLGFSPGSAPDVAARILADHFMATWGKPVVVENMLGAGGNIAADHVAKSAPDGATLLMAGNAAIVINPSLYAKLPYDPAHDLVPVAQVTVAPNILVLNKDVPAAGVQDLVDLARRNPGTLTFASAGVGTSTHLAGELFQTMAGIKIQHVPYRDSTALLSDLMAGRVTMFFGSIASVLPQVRDGGIRALAITSARRSSAVPDLPTLDELGFRGFDATAWFGLMAPAGTPASVIKSLNEEAQKAVAAPAARAKFATLGMETVTRTPDEFAADIRTETPRWAELIRRVGIAPIQ
- the lptG gene encoding LPS export ABC transporter permease LptG, which produces MSMLTNTLGRYFAGRFVVAALGVFASIFLLLVLVDYIEMVRKTSGLASASAVMVAETSLFRVPQLLEKLTPFCMLIGAMTCYLALSRRLELVVARAAGISAWQFIAPALGSALLIGVIATVAYNPMSANLRELSKRMEAELFGSAPGGGIQDASGFWLNQVTNDGQVIINAARSEQQGVRLTGLTLFRFDTAQRFKERVEAREATLEAGHWLFKTVRRFSLDSPPIDQATLEIPTTLTEAQVRNSFSTPETVSFWQLPSYIRSSESSGFATAGYRLQYHKLLAQPFLLAAMVMLAASVSLRFFRMGGVQKMVLSGVGAGFLLYVLSKVTEDLSKAELMHPIAAAWLPVVVGGLTGFLALLYQEDG
- a CDS encoding DNA polymerase III subunit chi, which gives rise to MTEVLFYHLQNMTVENVLPPLLEKSLERGWRVVVQSTSEERADALDAHLWTYRDDSFLPHATWRVNDAADQPIVLAIEEGNPNGANVRFLIDNAALPQDAQGYERMVLLFNGDDPDALALARSAWTDCKARGFDVTYWQADERGRWQKRN
- the lptF gene encoding LPS export ABC transporter permease LptF, giving the protein MGSIDRYIFRTTLASFALVLVSLTGVIWITQALRGIDLMTSQGQTILTFLGITSLVVPALVLIISPIALMIAISHTLNKLATDSEIIVMNAAGFSPFRLFYPFFYATCVVAVLVAFIAAYLAPDGMRRIKQWDAEITADVLTNILQPGRFAQLDKNLTIRIRERQPGGILAGIFIDDRRDPNERVSIVAEYGEVVKNENGSFLVLKDGNLQRFEAGKRDPALVAFGRYGFDMSKFGNQGRDVALGIRERYLWELLSPSEEDPVYKQIPGQFRSALHDSLLAPIYPFAFAVLTFAFLGAPRTTRQSRNFSIGGSVLAVFGLRMAGFACSVMAVKSPGPVLVQYAMVFGAIGVGLWMIIGGIVVELPPRLVEAINRSNARIARLFGRPAAA
- a CDS encoding LPS-assembly protein LptD — its product is MTAVHRGPVSRLTRRIVMRANGVGLSVRRLLLAAAAMASLGGLMDAAFIAPASAQSFTYNPLPPRPKPPKAANDNQMLVQATEVDYDYNNSRVSAVGNVQLFYNGTSVEADKVIYDQKTKRLHAEGNIRMTDADGKITYAEILDLSDDYRDGFVDSLRVDTADQTRMAASRADRSSGNYTVFENGVYTACAPCKDDPKKPPLWQVKGARIIHDQQEKMLYFETAQLEFFGVPLAYMPYFSTPDPTVKRKTGFLMPGFTSYTAFGYGVEVPFYWAIAPDMDATFSPRITSKQGVLFQAEFRQRLLDGAYQIRVYGIDQLDPSQFAGLPGDRQFRGGVETKGQFALNDKWVWGWDGVLLSDYYFMSDYRLAQYRDPLGSFLNLPTDALSQLYLTGVGNRSFFDARTMYWLSFSGNQDKVPVVYPVIDYSNVLNYPVFGGEFSYKTNFVNLSRETAVFDPITTLANTNSLCTTASADPLARTPSQCLLRGFPGTYTRLTAEAQWRKSFTDPFGQIWTPFASLRADAINSSVSSQPGVSSYLPVGDTQAFRLMPTVGLEYRYPFINVQPWGSTTIEPIAQIIIRPNETYAGKLPNEDAQSMVFDTSNLFSVDKFSGYDRVEGGGRANVGVQSTTQFDKGGAVKVLFGQSYQLFGMNSYAVQDSINTGLDSGLDKPRSDYVASAAYSPNSTYTFSVRSRMDEQTWNVQRFEAEGRANFNRWSVSMLYGNYAPQPELGYLTRRSGILTTGSIKVAPNWVVTGSARWDLEANKINQYVLGAGYVDDCFVLAANYVTSYSYSAGSTPPVLSHAFMFQIGLRTLATSTGSSSSAGLQ
- a CDS encoding helix-turn-helix transcriptional regulator is translated as MAAGFEQRREALVGLIYDAVLDASLWSAALEGLADITHSAAALMHGYCVDRKLYTFHNLGRIDPECKHRHELYHVTNPWMRSSRFPAGRIVHSDDLIGLPELKRTAFYDDVLRPQNLAHGTIVNVVSRPGFRVSLNVERSEKSGPFNERDAAILRSLLPHVRRACELRLRMHDYREAAQAERDALDALSTGIITFDAGQRVLFANSSARMRGEELSLRVVAGSDLSGPPGIVNGVRALLADAVRSGTAGTRRLSRPNGREIGLTVTPVRGRAFDHPSHHRTASPAAIALLVDLSHNGEAASALLAARHGLTTAELRVATALTQSSDMRTAAVMLGISRNTLKSHTKRIYAKIGVRGHAELVQSIADIARVLDPSM